TTAGATGTTATTTCTCTGAGATACAATGTTAGAAGTACTTGTTCGGTGTTTGTTGTAGTACTTGTGAAGTGTAATGATAAGTGAATAATCTAGTCGCGTGTTTTTTAAGAGTGAAATTGTTGATAAGGAGATTGTGAGAAAATAAGTACGTATGGTTTTCCTTATAAACGATGGATTAACTTTCGTCAGGTTAGTTGAGCTGTAAAATTTAGCGATTGGGCTAACTAGGTAGGTACACATCATACATCATcatatataaatcataattaaggTTTTAAGTAAAGTgactttttgtttgaatttcacTTCAATACTAGGTTGTAAGTTAATAAATTACTCTTAAatccttttttgtttatttatattttttttattaatcatagGTTTTATAGATAAAGCTATAATTTACCTACGTATACTGTTAAAGCATAATTAAATCGTCGGTATAATATTTTACCAAATCCAATTActtatttcgataaaattattaGTGAATGCAGTACAATCTTCGTACAGGAAGCAGATAAAGGGGCAAGTAACAGACGAATGATGTAGTTTTTGCAGCAATTATCGATGTTTATCGAATtatcaaatatcaatattaataatatcgaTGGATACATTTATTagtaagattattattttcatgttattatCAATTCATTTAATAACTCCACCTGAAAATCAGGTAATTTAACGTTTCAAGTCATGTTTGGAAGGATCTCAAACACtaacaatgacaaaattaaaacgaCGTTATAAAACGAAACAAGTTTGAAACGTTGGACTgttcattattcaaattttaatttcccAGAGCATTTAAATTACCTAAGCACCCAAGAGTGGTCCATATAATTATGACACTGGCCAAAATTGCTGTAAGTATCAACAATTATTGATCAAATGAGAAAACAAAGTATAAtcaattttgttactttttcgtGTATGTACAGATATCACAGGCTGCTTATAATAATCAAAAACGTAAGGAAAAAGTAAATCAATCTCTGTGCCTGCCTATTAATTAGACCTGTCCTCCGGGGGTTGTGAACTTTTAGTTCCTACCAGCCCAAACAAAGTTCCGAACCCAAACTTTCTATTTTCGACCTTTCCATCCACAGTTCACACCCTTCTAGTGACCACTCATTACCAAGCTAATTGTGAAACCATCATGATATTGTAGAGCACTTAATTCAACAGCAAATCTAGATAAATGTAGTATGTACGGTCAGcagcaaaataataacaaatcataTTTAGTAGCACACAAATTGCTAAtctgcaattaaaattaactaaatgatgcaacgatttaTTCACGCGAATttttcgggattgcccgactagtttcggaccccaccggactccttaatcatgagctgccGCGGCGGGGCTCTTTTTAGTTGAAAAGAGGGCAAGAGGGCGCTGCAACCCCTTCGGACAATTACGCTGGCCCGGCAAGTATTACCCCTACTGGGCTTCTCTTTCAAGGAGCCTGAGGCCGTCCAGCACGGGAATGGCTCTGATAGTGCCAGGGTGAGCTACTCATCACTCACTGTCCGCAGTACATCTAAGGTAGTTAAAACATATGCGCGATGAAAGGCAACGCATTGTAAAGCACCGACCAAAATGCGGATGACGTTGCACGGAAGTTCAGGATAAGTCAGTAAAAATCAAACATTACATATGAAGAGGGAGTCTATGAGGATACCTTACTAAAAAAAGACTTGTTAAAGCATACTaaattcgaatatttttattgtcgaCTGTACTGTTATTGCATGTATAAACAAAGGCGGGTAAGCTTATTTAACGAGCCAATCTATTGATAAAAATTATTGTTAGTTTAATACTTAAAAGTGTATCAGTGATTAATGTTGTTTGTACATGGATAGTAAATGTTAAGTGTCGGTAAAACATCTGTCGTTTTAATTAGGCAATGTTTATAGTGTTTATAACacaggtcaagtgcgagtttgGTCCGCTATACAAAGAGTTCTGCACAAATAGGCTTAAAAACAAATCGTTGGGATGAGATCCTGGTAAGAGTCTGGATAGTCTCTTTGTCGTATTAAGTCAAGATGGAGTTTAAAAGATGGTTATGTTACAAAATGTCTCGACTTGATCATTAAAAATTACTGGCGTTCCAGACAGGCTTGTGTCCTGCGTGCATGTCAAGCGATTAGTTTATTAAAGACACATACAAAAACAACCTTTTTGTCAATCTAAACGCCAGAAAAATGCATATAAAGtcatttttcaaatcggtccagtcatTAAGAGGAGTGTGGTGGCGAATAAACTTCGAGGCAattacatgtttaaaatttatgaacaaCGTATACCcatagatttataataaaagggCACTgataagcaaaacaaaaaataatcaaaaacaattaagtaatgTTACAAAACACGACCAAAAATCAACACACGACATCTCCTACGCacattaactaaaataaatatttgtgcaGCATTTGAAGAAGATAATGGGGTCTAACTTATAAAGGACAATGTCTGACACTCTGGAGAAACTTTTGAAACAGTACGAAGAACATGTTTTGTCTGAGGATCACCCGCGAAGTATAGGTCAGTGTTTAATGAGTATTGTGtaaaataacgtaggtattAGATAGATTTGGTTGAATATGACCAAGATTATATCGCATTGAGCAATCGTAAAGGCTTCACTAATAAACTACAGTTACATATTGGGCGGTtgtcttttttaactttttttcagCTTAGATAATGTTGAAatgatgtttgtttatttgaggATTTTTAAGCCTACtgctattattttgtttataaagtgTTATTTTCCCCGATATATTGACTGTTATCAACGTATGGTATGACATGACTAGGCAAGAAAGGCATACAGGTTTAAATCTTCAgcatgaaataaatattctcttATCTACACGTATTCTCAAGATCGCAGGTGAATGGAAACTACAATAACCCTACAGCCGATTAACATACTTATGCTAATAAGACTAAGATGAAatgataatatgtatttttgtaacgcCAAATGTATCAACCTAGAAGTAAACTTCATCGATATGTATGCTCTTctctttattcaattttataaataaaaataatatcaggtAGACATACTAATTAAATGGGCATACAGAAACTTCAAAAAGATCTCTGTTGTCAGCACCCTTGGCAAAAcgtaacttttttgtttaagccCGTGTGGTGCCATTTTCATTCTTAGAGAATAGAGTCGAAATAGCTTAAGCATGCTCTTCACGACTTCGACAGGTTTTACACCTATAGCTTTCACTACCGTAAAATGTCCAAGAGGATACTACCGCCAAgctaaaaaaaggtttaatacaaATCTGTCAGTTAAAGAGCAAAATTAACAAACCTCCTTTCTTCCTTTCAGGGTTGTTCACAATCCCTGAGTACCCAGAGTTTGAGGCGGATCGAGGTATGTGGTCTGTGGCCCTCGACACCATACTGACTACGCTGCGGTACCTCGCGCCAGCCACTATCATCACACTGTTCTGGGGCCAACACAGCTTCCTGTTCAGAATATTGAAGAGCATCGATTCGGCTTTCAGGGCTAGTAAGtatgaaatatttctttcaaaacttccacacaacgccatcttgtgtcaaactaagcaaagcttgtattatgagtactagataactgataaacatacttacctttatatttctaaatacaaacattaggtaaattacacccagacacaaaacaattGATCGTGctgatcacacaaacattagtcctgggtgggaatcgaacccgggccactaaccactagaccagacAACGTGTCATGATCATTTCAACATATAACGTGTTTAAATAATCACaattacgtttttaatattgctaATGTAAGTAGAACTGAATGACAATTTACGAAAAGCCAGTCTATTTTCATAACAAGTGGGTGTAACCATTTAAAAAATTGAGTtctctaaattataattatgattgatttaCTATCTGCTTCATTACTtgttattatcatattattatcagaTGAGATTctaaaaattgaaaagaaataacattagGCACAGCTATAGAGCTTTTTTTAGGATTTATATCCTTGTGTCACAAGCATACATTATAAGTACATATTACATATCTTTACGGTAGTGTGTAATATGTCGATCACAACTCGCGTTAAAGGTTAATGTTGTTTAGCCCGGGAATGTTGCAAAGTTAAAGCtgctttttatagaaaatgcTAATTGAAAACgggaaaaaaaattaaaacgcaaCGAAATGTTTGCATTACTTGTCAGCATAACTGTTGCAGTTCTGAAAGAGATACTGTTCTACGCAATGTAGAGGGCTATGAATCCTACTTTTCAAACAGCCACATTCATGCTTCAAGAGGTGATAAGAATCCGGTTAGTTTACATTTACGCCACTTCGCTCCGATATCAGCTGTCATGCTTTATACTTTAATGAGGGGTATCGCTtataaaacaatggaaaaacGTTCGCTACGAAAACCACAAATTTTCTAGTCCCAACATTGATCGCTTCATTGCTCATTGTTATAAGATTCCGAAAAATCGTGGGAATCATTCCCACAGTTCTCAAACTCAAGTAAACCTCAAGAGAATACGCtaccaaatatttattgttcaaaGAATTTAGCACATGCTTTATCTTGGCCTTAAATCTTTTGAAAGCAAAATTTAGGTTGAGTGTAGACTGGCAGTTTAGCTCGACTTTTCTTGAGGTTGTGTGCACATACTTTTCACATTTTCGATGTGAAAGCTTTGGTTTATAAAGATGAGATGGTGTTGCTTCGGGCTTCATTTTTATGCTTACTGTGCTACGAGCGAGGTGAATTTAGGTTATGTAGATAAATGCTACCCATTACGTACTGAGCTAAGAATAATAACCTTACTAAATTATcttatatttgaataacaagAAGTGGtatatttcaagaaaattttTTTTAGCTCATTCTTCTTGAATGATCTTTGATTAAACTTAATCAACCAACTCAGCCTTCGACCGTTGGACATACCTAAGCCTCCCTCAAGTCATccaagataaataaaaagacaattcacattaatgtaaaatttaccCTAAACTGTTTTGCCTGAAACAATTCACTAACATCCACAAtcctaaaaccaaaaaaaaaaacattcaattaatcATCCGGTCGTTACGACCATTTTATTTAGCACACATTTAGTCTCAGGCAATAGCAATTTAGCGAGCATACCTAATGGACCAACACTTACCAAGTCATGAACAAAACAGTTGAATAAAATCTCACGCtcgtataaatattaataaacattgttgttaATGACCATAAAGTCACAAGCTCTCTAATTCTTATCTCATTTTAACCAGAATCTTTATAAAGCTCAACTCTCACCGCACCACTTCATTTGGCACGAAACTGTTTTACCGACACATTCGCACTTTCGTCGGTAAATTCCCATGCAAAACCGTTAACCTTTGCCATGATCTTAATCTTGCATGAAATGTTTTTAACTCAGTTTCACTTACGTTATCGTTGAATTCAGGTTAATTTTTATACGGCTTGGTTAAATTCAGTTCAAAACGCAATTTTAGTCTAATGGACGTTATAACGAGTGAAGTGGTTGTAAAGGTGATTTGTTTGTGCTTTCATAAAGATTTAATCCGTTTTAATGAAAATCGTGAGCGGATTATTGTTTTATCCTCTAGGTATGTAATTTGTTAATGGTAATTTTTGACTAAGTTGCCTATACTTTCTtacgtataatattattatttctgtatcATGCGCACAAACTCTTCTGCGTTAAAAGGCTGTAACtgaatacaatagaaaaaatgCGCAAGGATGCAGAATTGactaaaagattaaaattactGCACCAAATAAGTCCTTTTTTTCTAGGATAACGGCGCGGTTTCATTCAGATTACTAATTTAACGTTGATCAATGCTCATACCTCATACCAAAGaagcctgtgtccagcagtaGGGCATTTATAGACtgcatttatcatttattatatctatttaaatGTCGATGTTTCCCTTACAAAGAAGTATTATCAAGTGATTAATGGATGGCTACTGCTATCCTGCACATCTTTGCGTCATAAACTTTCCACAAATTTCAACCTAATCAAAGTCCTCGTTTTCCTTACACAGTAGTATTCTCAAGCGAGGAACAGAAGCAGGCGGTCCTACAATGGCTGGCCGAGGCGGGCCCTGTGAGGGTGGAGCACCTGGACACAGTGTGGCGACACGGCTGGGTGCTGTGCGGCGCGCTCGACGCCGCGCTGCCCGGCGCCTGCGCTGGACATCCCCCTACAAGGCTGTCGCTAAAGCACGCACAAGCTATCGCTGAACATTATCTTGGGGTTGAACCTgtgagttttctttttaaaaaatataagctttaatttaacctttttttccTTAGCCTTAACTCTAGATCTGGTGGGCAAAGGTCCTAGTCctaacacacaaaaatatatcatagaTTTACTTTTAAGCATAATAACACATGCACGGAATAATACATAGGTTATTAAAGTCTGCATTGCCAATGTATCGTCTTGAGAACTGGTTGAAAAAATCACACATAGGATTatattctacaaaataaaatgaaaataattacctGTATTCCACGCAGAAagcgaaaaatatttatttacttacttcaTTCATTGCCGACGACTAAATTACTTCAGTATAGAGCACGAtgataacaaaatcaataacaCGAAATTTCTCGATTCCAGGTTTTCACCCGGCAGGAACTGGAGTCGAACGACTCACTGAGCCGGCACCAAGAATGGAAACTCGCTAGTTACTTAGACCGCATCCGAcaagctttattaaaattaactccACCTGTTTCCAAACCTGTCTCCCAACGAACGTCGCCAGAAACCACACAAGTTACTCTCGACTATGTTGCAAAAGGTTCAGGGCTATCTGCTGCTCAAGTAAATAACAGAACACACTTCAAGTTATATCCTACTGCACAGCAAGCTTTGGACCCAGGAGAAATAACCATTCTCATCCGAGGCCCTCGTGACACGTACGGCATGACCGTCATACCACCAATATTAGGTAAAGCACAAATGATTCGACAGAAACTCTTGGGCTTACAATCGAAACAAAACTTCACTGAAAATGCTCTACCGATAACGCAAGGAGCTGCGTATTTAAGGCTATACGGTAAAACTGACatgaataaaacttattacataCCTAAAACGAAATACGATATTGATATCGAAGTAGAATCCCGAAAAGATCACGCAAAAATAGGTTACGTGGCTAATATTGAAGGCAAGTACACCATTTCTATTACAAGTAGAGATCAACATATTGTTGGGTCACCCTACACTGTGACGGTAGCTAATAATATCGTTGGGGTCCTAGAAAAAGACAATTATTGTTTAGAAGATGGCGAAGAAATAGACATTGTAGACATCAATAACGACAGAAAGGTTGTACTGAGGATAGTTGACTTCGTAACTGAAAAGATGTTACTCAAAGAAAATGGGACTCTTGAAAAGATAAGTGATGATGAAGCGAAGAGCTTAATGACAATCGGCACAACGAAAGATGTGCCAAACGTTGTCAGTGATACTTATAATGAAATCTCCAACAATGCAATAAAAGACAAGTCAGAAGAACCTGTAAAGAGCCACAAATTTAACAAAGCTGCGGCTAAAGTGTTGGCTATGTATCgagtttgtaaaatatttacagatatAATGGCTGAAAAGCAAGTACAAACTCCAAAGAAAGATATTCATCACATTCGACCAAGAAGTCAACCGGATATACCCGATATTGTCAACTCTACGTTTacagaaacaaatataaaccCATACATATCTGAGTTGAGAGAAAAGTTTATTGTTCcagaaaatatttcagtttcaCTAAGAGCTGAAAAATCTACAACTTCCTATCatactaattttgaaaatattgtaaaagagCGGGAAAATGTGACGGTAAATATACCTATGGATAATACTGGGATTGATAGTCCAGATAGTTTAGACGGATATAACGCAACTAGTGAAGAGCAAGAGGATATTTCAGTTGAAGAAATAACACCAACGAGTACTAGCAACCCATTTATAAACGAAATGTTCGAAGACAATTATGTGGCTTCTAAAAACTTTGGAGCTTTTGTAGCTTCGGAGTACGAAACGAATAATTCACAAAACGAAGAGACACGAGACAGTTCGATAACAATAATTATCGATCCTCATCAGACACCATCACCTATTAACATGAACCCATTTATTGAGGCAGGCAATATAGGATTTGTGAAACCAGACCCTGTTGTATACGAAAGGCCAAAAACGccagttttcaaaataatatcaggAGAAAAAGTTGATCGTGATGAATCTGTTTATATTGACCCTAAATCAGAATTGGTTGATGAAGAGGCTCTTGGCAACGAGTTTGTAAATCCATTCTTTATGCACTGTCATCAAAGCAGTCATTTCGAACGCACACCAACGACCGATTTCATAATCGGAGCACCAGTATCGTTGCCTCCTATGATCAGAGCTCATTCTCCAGAACCTGAAATAAGATCATTAACTATTACAGAaagtgaaaaatctaaaaagaaacaatctGAGAAAAAGCTAGAGAAAAACGTGGATCTTGTCTCCGAGTCAGTGTTTTTAACTCCAACACATGCAAACTTGAATTTAACAAAAGATGCAAAACAAGAAAATACTGCCGTATCATCAACTTTTCACAGTTTAGAATCGAATCTTACAGAAACAATAGATAACTCTAATGCATCAACTACCAGCGACAATCAGTTCGCACCATATCGGCCTGAATCAAACAGAAATCTTTCACCTAGAAAAGATATATGGGACTCTGCCTACGTAAGTATTGATGACAATATCAGTTCACCAGATAGCAATAATAACGAAAGTACAATCTGCGAGACTCTTAGTAAACCGAAGTTTTCTCCTAGTGACGTCAACTTCGGATTAAAACAAGAAGAGCTATCGAATATGGGCCCAGCTGAAAGAGAGATATGGCAAACGTGCAATGATTTAAAACCCGAACCCTCAAAATCTCCTGAAGAAGTAAAACCTTATAAATGGGAATTCAAAAGGCCAACATTCACACCTATAATTGAAGAAAGCGACAGAAGCATATCATCAGGCACGAAGGATATAAGGACCGATTTATGTCCGAAGCAAGGGGAAACTGACACAGTATCAGTGGCATTTGCTGAACTAAATGACATGTATGAAGAATATTATCCTAATTCAGAAACCAGTTCTATTGATGTTGCTAACGAAGATCATCTTCATAGCATGGAGGTAGAATACGTTACCCAGACTAAGGACAGTAGTGTCAATTCTGCGTCTGAAACATCAGATGTGAAGAGACACGAGGAAGAAATAGAAGGAACGATTTCTGAGGTTCAGGCAAATGTCACTGAATCTGTTTCAGCAAGTCAGACCTTTCGCAACGAAAACGACTCGACGTGTGAGTACAACAGGGAAAATGATGAAACGCAATTTGGTAAAACTAAATGTAGTAATATCGTCCTTGAAAAGAAGAAATACTGGGACGAGAAAATTCGGCAGATAGAAGCAAAATCCGCAGAAACTGCAACTTTCTCAAAGAAAAAACGAGTTTCTTCGAAGCAGTTAAAACATGATTCTCTAAGTAAGCGAAGaggaaaacaaatgattaaGAATTTCCTTAGTGCCGGAGATTACAGTCAAGTTAAACAAATCTATCAAGTCGAtgataaagaaaatgattttaaagtacATGAACCAGTCAGAAAACAATCATTAACCGACGAAGTTAAATCAGATGAGAAACTTGTAAAACGATGGAAGAAATATTGGGATGAAAAATTAGAAACAGACCAGATAGAGCATGAAAATATTACTCCAAAACGAAAATCTCCGAATGTCCATATACCCGTACAGTCTCCACAACGAAATACAGTCGATGTTCAAATTAAACTAGTAACTAATGACAGCCAAGATGATTCGACAAGTGAAGAAACGCCAGTGAAACAAGAATTGCCTGAAGAAGTATTCAAAGCCTTTGAAACTAGCCCAAAGAGATTCTTCGGAACATCAAGACagcagattttaaataaaatagatacattcTTAGGAAAACCCGCTACTGTTGATATTCCAACAGCGGATATCTCCGGCGAGTGTCACGAAAGTGGTCTTGTATCTAGTCGAATATCTTTGTTCCATAACTTGTCAAACACTGAGGAACTGCCATGGGCCAGAAGAAAAAGCCAATCTTTACATAACATAAGTCAAAGACGAGATACTGAGAAGAGCATAGTTTCTATGGAAGAAATCGAACTCGAAAATGACGGGTTAACTGATATACCATCAGATCTAAAAGAGAA
This sequence is a window from Trichoplusia ni isolate ovarian cell line Hi5 chromosome 8, tn1, whole genome shotgun sequence. Protein-coding genes within it:
- the LOC113496965 gene encoding uncharacterized protein LOC113496965 isoform X1, producing the protein MSDTLEKLLKQYEEHVLSEDHPRSIGLFTIPEYPEFEADRGMWSVALDTILTTLRYLAPATIITLFWGQHSFLFRILKSIDSAFRAIVFSSEEQKQAVLQWLAEAGPVRVEHLDTVWRHGWVLCGALDAALPGACAGHPPTRLSLKHAQAIAEHYLGVEPVFTRQELESNDSLSRHQEWKLASYLDRIRQALLKLTPPVSKPVSQRTSPETTQVTLDYVAKGSGLSAAQVNNRTHFKLYPTAQQALDPGEITILIRGPRDTYGMTVIPPILGKAQMIRQKLLGLQSKQNFTENALPITQGAAYLRLYGKTDMNKTYYIPKTKYDIDIEVESRKDHAKIGYVANIEGKYTISITSRDQHIVGSPYTVTVANNIVGVLEKDNYCLEDGEEIDIVDINNDRKVVLRIVDFVTEKMLLKENGTLEKISDDEAKSLMTIGTTKDVPNVVSDTYNEISNNAIKDKSEEPVKSHKFNKAAAKVLAMYRVCKIFTDIMAEKQVQTPKKDIHHIRPRSQPDIPDIVNSTFTETNINPYISELREKFIVPENISVSLRAEKSTTSYHTNFENIVKERENVTVNIPMDNTGIDSPDSLDGYNATSEEQEDISVEEITPTSTSNPFINEMFEDNYVASKNFGAFVASEYETNNSQNEETRDSSITIIIDPHQTPSPINMNPFIEAGNIGFVKPDPVVYERPKTPVFKIISGEKVDRDESVYIDPKSELVDEEALGNEFVNPFFMHCHQSSHFERTPTTDFIIGAPVSLPPMIRAHSPEPEIRSLTITESEKSKKKQSEKKLEKNVDLVSESVFLTPTHANLNLTKDAKQENTAVSSTFHSLESNLTETIDNSNASTTSDNQFAPYRPESNRNLSPRKDIWDSAYVSIDDNISSPDSNNNESTICETLSKPKFSPSDVNFGLKQEELSNMGPAEREIWQTCNDLKPEPSKSPEEVKPYKWEFKRPTFTPIIEESDRSISSGTKDIRTDLCPKQGETDTVSVAFAELNDMYEEYYPNSETSSIDVANEDHLHSMEVEYVTQTKDSSVNSASETSDVKRHEEEIEGTISEVQANVTESVSASQTFRNENDSTCEYNRENDETQFGKTKCSNIVLEKKKYWDEKIRQIEAKSAETATFSKKKRVSSKQLKHDSLSKRRGKQMIKNFLSAGDYSQVKQIYQVDDKENDFKVHEPVRKQSLTDEVKSDEKLVKRWKKYWDEKLETDQIEHENITPKRKSPNVHIPVQSPQRNTVDVQIKLVTNDSQDDSTSEETPVKQELPEEVFKAFETSPKRFFGTSRQQILNKIDTFLGKPATVDIPTADISGECHESGLVSSRISLFHNLSNTEELPWARRKSQSLHNISQRRDTEKSIVSMEEIELENDGLTDIPSDLKEKMNEAANVNITETISLKNKRSRMVSTSYNKTFDETDYTKPEHIQIHSNEPARKVAYDFKQLDKPMENTEVLRKKSFSKSEMDIFNKPLNDPTDDGLDKYKSCNELPKVNVKSFISLYESVSKTAVKEKPSKKVWRTSSVDSQNNSHSNSITTDAVRKQAASDRGTLSNSASITTTPGVTPTNLWMSKSSEAASNLSIDTKTSGSFDIEIISSDNKDTTYLSLSDIELEIIESSPEKSSESSPERKAPPEHIEYKNRFKLAKEYFQSLEDVRDLKKPKAEPKLNECEQLLRQQSTESLEPERPQKRVKKNIKSHSMPSSEISKIWNQLQESQGNSSNQKLVKISEKFNVEDLFTDVTEGKLSRQGSLRGIPHKKAVLEAFRSMENVADTQINSYDMAESQVIDFAKQHTVTKAQTYQSEYPYLPTTDPSKYHSRLDVKASGLISLKELLEKKPRRNSVPDLRLNPKFSVDL
- the LOC113496965 gene encoding uncharacterized protein LOC113496965 isoform X2, yielding MSDTLEKLLKQYEEHVLSEDHPRSIGLFTIPEYPEFEADRGMWSVALDTILTTLRYLAPATIITLFWGQHSFLFRILKSIDSAFRAIFSSEEQKQAVLQWLAEAGPVRVEHLDTVWRHGWVLCGALDAALPGACAGHPPTRLSLKHAQAIAEHYLGVEPVFTRQELESNDSLSRHQEWKLASYLDRIRQALLKLTPPVSKPVSQRTSPETTQVTLDYVAKGSGLSAAQVNNRTHFKLYPTAQQALDPGEITILIRGPRDTYGMTVIPPILGKAQMIRQKLLGLQSKQNFTENALPITQGAAYLRLYGKTDMNKTYYIPKTKYDIDIEVESRKDHAKIGYVANIEGKYTISITSRDQHIVGSPYTVTVANNIVGVLEKDNYCLEDGEEIDIVDINNDRKVVLRIVDFVTEKMLLKENGTLEKISDDEAKSLMTIGTTKDVPNVVSDTYNEISNNAIKDKSEEPVKSHKFNKAAAKVLAMYRVCKIFTDIMAEKQVQTPKKDIHHIRPRSQPDIPDIVNSTFTETNINPYISELREKFIVPENISVSLRAEKSTTSYHTNFENIVKERENVTVNIPMDNTGIDSPDSLDGYNATSEEQEDISVEEITPTSTSNPFINEMFEDNYVASKNFGAFVASEYETNNSQNEETRDSSITIIIDPHQTPSPINMNPFIEAGNIGFVKPDPVVYERPKTPVFKIISGEKVDRDESVYIDPKSELVDEEALGNEFVNPFFMHCHQSSHFERTPTTDFIIGAPVSLPPMIRAHSPEPEIRSLTITESEKSKKKQSEKKLEKNVDLVSESVFLTPTHANLNLTKDAKQENTAVSSTFHSLESNLTETIDNSNASTTSDNQFAPYRPESNRNLSPRKDIWDSAYVSIDDNISSPDSNNNESTICETLSKPKFSPSDVNFGLKQEELSNMGPAEREIWQTCNDLKPEPSKSPEEVKPYKWEFKRPTFTPIIEESDRSISSGTKDIRTDLCPKQGETDTVSVAFAELNDMYEEYYPNSETSSIDVANEDHLHSMEVEYVTQTKDSSVNSASETSDVKRHEEEIEGTISEVQANVTESVSASQTFRNENDSTCEYNRENDETQFGKTKCSNIVLEKKKYWDEKIRQIEAKSAETATFSKKKRVSSKQLKHDSLSKRRGKQMIKNFLSAGDYSQVKQIYQVDDKENDFKVHEPVRKQSLTDEVKSDEKLVKRWKKYWDEKLETDQIEHENITPKRKSPNVHIPVQSPQRNTVDVQIKLVTNDSQDDSTSEETPVKQELPEEVFKAFETSPKRFFGTSRQQILNKIDTFLGKPATVDIPTADISGECHESGLVSSRISLFHNLSNTEELPWARRKSQSLHNISQRRDTEKSIVSMEEIELENDGLTDIPSDLKEKMNEAANVNITETISLKNKRSRMVSTSYNKTFDETDYTKPEHIQIHSNEPARKVAYDFKQLDKPMENTEVLRKKSFSKSEMDIFNKPLNDPTDDGLDKYKSCNELPKVNVKSFISLYESVSKTAVKEKPSKKVWRTSSVDSQNNSHSNSITTDAVRKQAASDRGTLSNSASITTTPGVTPTNLWMSKSSEAASNLSIDTKTSGSFDIEIISSDNKDTTYLSLSDIELEIIESSPEKSSESSPERKAPPEHIEYKNRFKLAKEYFQSLEDVRDLKKPKAEPKLNECEQLLRQQSTESLEPERPQKRVKKNIKSHSMPSSEISKIWNQLQESQGNSSNQKLVKISEKFNVEDLFTDVTEGKLSRQGSLRGIPHKKAVLEAFRSMENVADTQINSYDMAESQVIDFAKQHTVTKAQTYQSEYPYLPTTDPSKYHSRLDVKASGLISLKELLEKKPRRNSVPDLRLNPKFSVDL